The Lysinibacter cavernae genome has a window encoding:
- a CDS encoding LCP family protein, translating to MKQSPQRHDRSVPQRPDLSTAFSAAALLAANALIPGLGYRMASKRAGLTHRRWHTWILCVSLVLITLLVALVATTLLRPSFGVWLLLSPALNAVAIFLFFLALLVLATTLHLANAIRGVTKPPTRTASAGAQYGKALAFGLAVTLVVAAAPITLGAIMLRERSLVNALLPSSDAFVPKDGRYNVLIAGIDDAPGRAETRPDSITVASIDAGTGQTVMVGISRSTQNFDYPAGSVLGKAFPDGNYCTAGCGINTTYTFGESHPELFPEGQHPGMAALSEAVTGLTGLSMSGTVIVRLSGFAQLVDALGGIDLTLNREVPRTGVPHLPGDIAPEYGPPIATGSQHLNGEDSLWVARSRYDSDDDDRMQRQWCVQQAMLNTVNPALLVSRSTELAKAMTAAMSTSIPQSGIATIAQLMLDARNRSMTRIDLTPPLVNPLQPNTAFVQKLLVAGFAGEQLPLPSFKEYLGRNSKPASDAIAQGNAVPAPTIDSSDLIQTASMRAETEPTQQADLPPCSVP from the coding sequence GTGAAGCAATCCCCTCAGCGCCACGACAGGTCCGTACCTCAACGGCCTGACCTGTCCACGGCGTTTTCCGCTGCTGCGCTTCTTGCTGCCAACGCGCTGATCCCTGGTCTTGGCTATCGGATGGCGAGCAAACGGGCTGGCCTCACTCACCGACGCTGGCACACCTGGATACTCTGCGTAAGTCTTGTCCTCATCACGCTTCTTGTTGCCCTCGTCGCTACGACGCTGCTCCGCCCGTCATTCGGAGTCTGGCTCCTCCTTTCGCCTGCCCTCAACGCCGTTGCGATTTTCCTCTTTTTCTTGGCGTTACTCGTCCTCGCGACAACCCTGCATCTGGCCAACGCCATCAGGGGGGTAACAAAACCGCCGACCCGCACCGCTTCGGCGGGCGCACAATACGGTAAAGCCCTAGCCTTTGGCTTAGCAGTAACTCTCGTGGTTGCGGCGGCCCCCATTACTCTCGGCGCGATAATGCTTCGCGAACGGTCACTCGTCAACGCGTTACTGCCGTCCTCCGACGCCTTCGTTCCAAAGGATGGTCGCTACAACGTTCTCATCGCGGGGATCGACGACGCGCCTGGCCGCGCCGAGACGCGACCAGACAGCATCACGGTTGCAAGCATCGACGCCGGGACCGGGCAAACCGTCATGGTCGGCATCTCAAGGAGCACACAAAATTTCGACTACCCCGCCGGCTCGGTACTTGGGAAGGCATTTCCTGACGGCAACTACTGCACAGCTGGATGCGGGATCAACACCACGTACACGTTTGGCGAGTCACACCCCGAGCTCTTCCCAGAGGGACAGCATCCGGGAATGGCCGCGCTAAGCGAAGCGGTCACGGGCCTCACCGGACTCTCGATGAGCGGTACGGTCATCGTCAGGCTTTCTGGCTTTGCCCAACTCGTTGACGCGCTGGGAGGCATCGACCTCACGCTCAATCGTGAGGTCCCGCGCACGGGCGTTCCCCACCTCCCAGGTGACATCGCGCCAGAATACGGCCCTCCGATCGCCACAGGATCCCAGCATCTGAACGGTGAAGACAGCCTTTGGGTCGCCCGCTCTCGCTACGACTCCGACGACGACGACCGCATGCAACGCCAATGGTGCGTACAGCAGGCCATGCTCAACACCGTCAACCCAGCGCTGCTTGTTTCTCGCTCGACCGAGCTGGCAAAGGCGATGACCGCGGCGATGAGCACAAGCATCCCTCAATCCGGGATTGCGACAATCGCCCAGTTGATGCTCGACGCAAGAAACCGGTCAATGACTCGGATTGACCTCACCCCTCCGCTGGTCAACCCGCTGCAGCCAAACACCGCGTTCGTTCAAAAACTCCTTGTTGCCGGATTTGCCGGCGAACAGTTGCCCCTCCCGTCGTTCAAGGAGTATCTGGGACGCAACAGCAAGCCGGCCAGCGACGCGATTGCGCAAGGGAACGCAGTCCCGGCACCCACAATCGACAGTTCGGACCTCATCCAAACGGCCAGCATGCGGGCTGAAACGGAGCCCACACAGCAGGCGGATTTACCACCCTGCAGCGTTCCGTAG
- a CDS encoding ABC transporter ATP-binding protein — protein MTETKTGLSIKNLEVTLGTMKEPKQIIHGIDLELIPGQITGLAGESGSGKSMTGLAICGILPENARTGGSIDFGGRNLLKLPERQMNQLRGKEIAMVFQDPTASLHPMINIEGQLTDHLRVHKRLSRKAASARALEVLKLVQVPHPEAALRKYPHQFSGGQLQRIAIAVAVICEPSILIADEPTTALDVTVQAGILRLLRTLCDDLDLAIMLVTHDLGVMSSLADRISIMRQGLIVEEGDRYSILTNPQHDYTKALIDALPRERSEDDDYVDPASVDSSLLDAVELVPVIRDESPSLNDELLGAKIMEDPEERKEESR, from the coding sequence GTGACCGAGACCAAAACAGGCCTCAGCATCAAGAACCTTGAGGTGACGCTCGGAACCATGAAAGAACCGAAGCAGATCATTCACGGGATCGACCTCGAGCTCATCCCTGGCCAGATCACCGGGCTTGCCGGCGAATCTGGTTCGGGAAAGTCGATGACGGGACTTGCCATTTGTGGCATCCTCCCCGAAAACGCCCGCACGGGCGGAAGCATCGACTTTGGTGGCCGCAACCTGTTGAAGCTGCCTGAGCGGCAGATGAACCAGCTGCGCGGCAAAGAGATCGCGATGGTGTTCCAGGACCCGACCGCGAGTCTGCACCCGATGATCAACATCGAGGGTCAGCTCACCGATCACCTCCGCGTGCACAAGCGCCTGAGCAGAAAGGCGGCTTCTGCCCGCGCGCTCGAAGTGCTGAAACTTGTGCAGGTGCCACATCCGGAGGCGGCGCTGCGCAAATACCCTCACCAGTTCTCTGGCGGGCAGCTGCAGCGCATCGCGATCGCGGTTGCCGTGATCTGCGAGCCGTCAATTCTCATCGCCGACGAGCCAACCACTGCGCTCGACGTCACGGTGCAGGCAGGCATCCTCCGGCTGCTGCGCACGCTCTGTGATGACCTTGACCTCGCAATCATGCTCGTGACCCACGACCTCGGCGTTATGTCGAGCCTCGCGGATCGCATCTCGATCATGCGGCAGGGGCTCATTGTTGAAGAGGGCGACCGCTACAGCATCCTGACCAACCCGCAGCACGACTACACCAAGGCACTCATCGACGCGCTCCCCCGTGAGCGTTCTGAGGATGACGACTATGTTGATCCGGCTTCGGTGGATTCTTCGCTGTTGGATGCCGTCGAGCTCGTCCCGGTGATTCGTGACGAGTCACCGTCGCTGAACGACGAGCTGCTTGGCGCGAAGATCATGGAAGACCCGGAAGAGCGCAAGGAGGAAAGCCGATGA
- a CDS encoding ABC transporter ATP-binding protein → MSKALLTLDKLSVTYRLPGRGKLTAVNEVNLEVQPRQVVGLVGESGCGKSTLARAVCGLEPISSGSIHYGDVPITKLGMRKRPADQMRIQMVFQNPYASLNPRRTIGSQIADGLRINPDKTTWSVANLLEEVELPAEAQSRFPHQFSGGQRQRIAIARAIASGPELLIGDEPIASLDASLQAKIATLMRKLALESGASLLFISHDLAVVRIIADDVAVMSKGKIVERGPVNDVWSHPQDAYTQRLLAAIPKVDGLGTLPG, encoded by the coding sequence ATGAGCAAGGCACTACTGACGCTCGACAAGCTCTCGGTCACGTACCGGCTGCCTGGGCGAGGCAAGCTCACCGCCGTCAACGAGGTCAACCTTGAGGTGCAACCGCGCCAGGTGGTTGGGCTCGTAGGTGAATCAGGCTGCGGCAAGTCAACGCTTGCGCGGGCCGTGTGTGGCCTCGAACCCATCAGTTCCGGCAGCATCCACTACGGCGACGTGCCCATCACGAAGCTCGGGATGCGCAAGCGCCCAGCCGACCAGATGCGCATCCAAATGGTGTTCCAGAACCCGTATGCGTCGCTTAACCCGCGCCGCACCATCGGGAGCCAGATCGCCGATGGTCTGCGTATCAACCCTGATAAAACTACGTGGAGCGTCGCCAACCTCCTCGAAGAGGTTGAGCTGCCCGCCGAGGCGCAGAGCCGTTTCCCACACCAGTTCTCTGGCGGGCAACGGCAGCGCATCGCGATCGCGCGCGCGATCGCCTCAGGGCCAGAACTCCTTATCGGCGACGAGCCCATTGCCTCGCTTGACGCGAGCCTGCAGGCGAAGATCGCAACCCTCATGCGCAAGCTGGCGCTTGAGTCTGGGGCGTCGCTGCTGTTCATCAGTCACGACCTCGCGGTGGTTCGCATCATCGCGGACGACGTAGCAGTGATGAGCAAGGGCAAGATCGTGGAACGCGGTCCGGTCAACGACGTGTGGTCACATCCACAGGATGCATACACGCAGCGCCTGCTCGCGGCTATTCCGAAGGTTGACGGCCTCGGCACGCTGCCGGGGTAG
- a CDS encoding branched-chain amino acid ABC transporter permease, which translates to MFAKLKQQSFAGKASDGNPLTRLLNSKYMGWVGLGIALVAPLIIATNYALNIMTTALIFVLLAAGLNIVVGYCGLLDLGYVAFMAVGAYTAGIIAKSFELPLLFTVPAVMVMTILAGLIIGAPTLRLRSDYLAIVTLGFGEIIRITANNLTITGGPSGIYGIPGFSIGDLDLDQPVIFYYITAIVVSLLVLAAARLSKSRLGRAWRCIREDEDAAEAMGIHTYKVKLLAYIFGAVWGGLAGVLFAAHLSAVSPKSFVFLQSALILMAVVLGGMGNMKGVVVGAVFISLMPEIFRDLSEYRYVFFGLLLIVVMIIRPQGVWPTRNREPERMEDVMDAKIVQEARA; encoded by the coding sequence ATGTTTGCAAAGCTGAAACAACAGAGCTTCGCCGGGAAGGCGAGCGACGGGAATCCGCTCACTCGGCTGCTCAACAGCAAATACATGGGATGGGTCGGCCTCGGCATCGCCCTCGTTGCACCACTCATTATTGCCACCAACTACGCGTTGAATATCATGACAACAGCACTCATCTTTGTGCTGCTGGCAGCGGGCCTTAACATCGTGGTTGGCTACTGCGGACTGCTCGACCTCGGGTATGTCGCGTTTATGGCCGTCGGGGCATATACGGCGGGAATCATCGCAAAATCCTTTGAACTCCCGCTGCTCTTCACCGTCCCAGCGGTGATGGTGATGACTATTCTTGCCGGTCTTATCATCGGAGCGCCGACGCTGCGGCTCAGAAGCGACTACCTCGCAATCGTGACGCTCGGCTTCGGTGAGATCATTCGCATCACCGCGAACAACCTCACGATTACGGGCGGCCCGTCGGGAATCTACGGGATCCCTGGCTTCTCCATCGGTGACCTCGATCTCGATCAGCCGGTGATTTTCTACTACATCACCGCCATCGTGGTTTCGTTGCTGGTCTTGGCCGCAGCCCGACTCTCCAAGTCGCGCCTCGGACGAGCCTGGCGATGCATCCGTGAAGATGAAGATGCCGCAGAGGCTATGGGCATTCACACCTACAAGGTCAAACTGCTTGCCTACATTTTTGGTGCCGTCTGGGGTGGACTCGCAGGCGTGCTGTTTGCGGCGCACCTCTCGGCGGTCTCACCAAAGAGCTTTGTGTTCCTGCAGTCGGCGCTCATCCTGATGGCCGTTGTGCTCGGTGGAATGGGAAACATGAAGGGTGTTGTGGTTGGTGCGGTATTTATCAGCCTCATGCCGGAGATCTTCCGCGACCTCTCCGAATACCGGTACGTCTTCTTCGGTCTGCTGCTCATCGTCGTGATGATCATTCGCCCACAGGGGGTTTGGCCAACGCGAAATAGAGAACCCGAGCGAATGGAAGACGTCATGGACGCCAAAATAGTGCAGGAGGCCAGAGCATGA
- a CDS encoding branched-chain amino acid ABC transporter substrate-binding protein produces MKRPKMLVISLVAATALTLTGCSGGLLGGGSSDEDGPIKFGMLAPLTGSEAAVGPFMKNGAQMAVDEINEAGGVLGRQIELDVQDEACDPVAAVAAANKVVSNGAVVSVGGYCSGATLPTLPVFEKANIPMLIPAANSEDLVNEGLKNVFMVNATGSQQADAAAKYIEKVGAKNVAIIDDTTSYSTDIAKATAELLKEKGVEVQSSSVTPGESDYSSAVNKALSITPDFIYWTGYFQEGGLILNQVRQAGYTNPYMVGDGSVSPTLIEIAGADVAEGALATMTQTPDTIKGAEDWIANYTEQFGSEPGPYSTQSYDAVRIAAHAIEEAGSTDGDKIIEALEAIDGFEIFSGPLKFTDRHTLSVGGFQILVVENGAFVLKDNLQ; encoded by the coding sequence ATGAAACGACCCAAAATGCTGGTGATATCGCTTGTCGCGGCCACGGCTTTGACCCTGACCGGATGCAGCGGGGGACTGCTCGGCGGCGGCTCGTCAGACGAAGACGGTCCAATCAAGTTCGGAATGCTCGCGCCTCTCACCGGCTCAGAAGCTGCTGTTGGCCCCTTCATGAAGAACGGCGCACAGATGGCAGTTGACGAAATCAACGAGGCCGGTGGAGTGCTCGGGCGTCAGATTGAGCTCGACGTGCAAGACGAGGCGTGCGACCCGGTCGCCGCGGTAGCTGCCGCGAACAAGGTAGTGAGCAACGGGGCCGTTGTGTCCGTCGGAGGCTACTGCTCCGGCGCGACCCTGCCAACGCTTCCGGTCTTTGAAAAGGCCAACATCCCCATGCTCATCCCAGCAGCCAACTCAGAGGACCTCGTCAACGAGGGGCTCAAGAACGTGTTCATGGTCAATGCGACAGGCTCACAGCAGGCTGACGCCGCCGCAAAGTACATCGAGAAGGTAGGCGCAAAGAACGTCGCCATCATTGATGACACCACAAGCTACTCGACCGACATCGCAAAGGCGACGGCCGAGCTCCTGAAAGAAAAGGGTGTCGAGGTTCAGTCGAGCTCGGTAACCCCAGGTGAGAGTGACTACTCCTCAGCAGTGAATAAGGCCCTGAGCATTACGCCAGACTTCATCTACTGGACCGGATACTTCCAAGAGGGTGGCCTCATCCTCAACCAGGTTCGCCAGGCTGGCTACACCAACCCCTACATGGTTGGAGACGGAAGTGTCTCGCCGACGCTGATCGAGATCGCCGGTGCGGATGTTGCCGAAGGCGCGCTCGCAACCATGACGCAGACCCCAGACACCATCAAGGGTGCAGAAGACTGGATCGCGAACTACACCGAGCAGTTCGGCTCCGAGCCGGGACCATACTCAACGCAGTCGTATGACGCTGTTCGCATCGCGGCCCACGCGATCGAAGAAGCAGGATCGACCGACGGCGACAAGATCATCGAAGCGCTTGAGGCAATCGACGGCTTCGAAATCTTCTCCGGTCCGTTGAAGTTCACCGACCGTCACACCCTGAGCGTAGGTGGCTTCCAGATTCTCGTTGTTGAGAACGGCGCCTTCGTGCTCAAGGACAACCTCCAGTAG
- a CDS encoding ABC transporter permease, translating into MTTDVLATRAKRRRWIKISPSFRTPLAITGMVIALAWVLIAIFSQWIVPFNPLAQDFPRLQPPSAEHLFGTDQVGRDVFSRVLSGASISLPLALMLVAASMILGGVLGAIAGYFGKAVDEVIMRIADLVFAFPTIILAMVIAAALGPSLTNAVIAMLIVSWPAYARVTRSLVMTARNQEYVVAGRLLGNGPFTSLRRDVLPNVISPVFVLAMLDVGTAILLLAGLSFLGLGAVPPTPDWGAMVSDGVQQFSSWWISAFPGLAIFTVVMAFNFIGDSLRDSLDPHTADAVQGRAM; encoded by the coding sequence ATGACCACAGACGTCCTAGCCACCCGCGCCAAACGGCGCCGTTGGATCAAGATTTCACCGTCGTTCCGCACGCCACTCGCCATTACGGGAATGGTCATTGCGCTCGCCTGGGTACTCATCGCGATCTTCTCGCAGTGGATCGTTCCCTTCAACCCGCTTGCCCAGGATTTCCCGCGCCTGCAGCCGCCAAGCGCCGAGCACCTGTTTGGCACCGACCAGGTAGGCCGAGACGTGTTCTCGCGCGTACTCAGCGGCGCCAGCATTTCGCTGCCGCTTGCGCTCATGCTCGTTGCGGCATCCATGATCCTTGGTGGGGTACTCGGCGCGATTGCCGGGTACTTTGGCAAGGCAGTGGATGAGGTCATCATGCGTATCGCCGACCTCGTGTTTGCGTTCCCAACGATCATCCTCGCCATGGTGATTGCCGCGGCCCTCGGGCCCAGCCTCACCAACGCGGTGATTGCGATGCTCATTGTGTCGTGGCCGGCCTATGCGCGTGTGACTCGCTCACTCGTGATGACCGCCCGCAACCAGGAGTACGTTGTCGCAGGGCGGCTGCTTGGCAACGGACCGTTCACGTCGCTTCGCCGCGATGTGCTGCCAAACGTCATCTCGCCGGTATTTGTCCTCGCGATGCTTGACGTAGGAACGGCAATCTTGCTCCTCGCAGGCCTCTCGTTCCTTGGACTCGGCGCCGTGCCACCAACCCCAGACTGGGGCGCGATGGTTTCGGATGGTGTGCAGCAGTTCTCCTCGTGGTGGATCTCCGCATTCCCAGGCCTTGCCATCTTCACGGTGGTTATGGCGTTCAACTTCATCGGTGACTCGCTACGCGACTCGCTCGATCCGCACACCGCGGATGCCGTTCAGGGGAGGGCAATGTGA
- a CDS encoding ABC transporter permease has translation MPSSSNDTVAVAVTTGNAPRRGIPPLVRYLAIRLGLTALLMLGVTIVTFTLTNLVPADPVQAALGEQAAANPEIVAKFRAENGLDKPLPVQYITYLGNVLQGDLGTSTQTRQPVAEELAKAFPATIELALSAIVFSALIGIGLGLWAAMKRRKFTDQVIRVVSLIGLSWPTFWLALVVYYVFFFLLGWFPGSGRLSPAAMPPPQVTGLYTVDSLLAGQWSTFGDAVYHLILPASVLALYTIGLLTRFARSAVMEVLDMDYVKAARAKGLPKRKVVLGYVLRGALVPIITVLGLAFGSLLSGTVLVEKVYSWHGLGEYSFSAATKLDLPAIMGVGLVVGVVYIGLNFLVDVLYGVIDPRVRVS, from the coding sequence TTGCCCTCATCAAGTAACGACACCGTCGCTGTAGCGGTAACTACAGGTAACGCACCACGGCGGGGCATCCCGCCGCTGGTGCGTTACCTCGCTATCCGCCTCGGCTTGACTGCGCTCCTCATGTTGGGCGTCACTATCGTGACGTTCACCCTCACGAACCTGGTTCCCGCTGATCCAGTGCAAGCCGCTCTCGGCGAGCAGGCAGCGGCGAACCCAGAGATCGTCGCAAAGTTCCGTGCCGAAAACGGCCTCGACAAGCCACTGCCCGTTCAGTACATCACGTACCTCGGCAACGTGCTCCAGGGCGACCTCGGCACATCAACCCAGACCCGCCAGCCGGTTGCAGAGGAACTCGCAAAAGCATTCCCAGCCACAATCGAGCTTGCCCTGAGCGCCATCGTATTCTCGGCACTCATCGGTATCGGCCTCGGCCTGTGGGCAGCTATGAAGCGCCGCAAGTTCACCGACCAGGTCATCCGCGTCGTGAGCCTCATCGGCCTCTCTTGGCCAACGTTTTGGCTCGCTCTCGTGGTCTACTACGTGTTCTTCTTCTTGCTCGGTTGGTTCCCCGGCTCTGGCCGACTCTCACCGGCAGCAATGCCTCCGCCGCAAGTAACAGGCCTATATACGGTCGACTCGCTGCTCGCCGGCCAATGGTCGACGTTTGGCGATGCCGTGTACCACCTGATCCTGCCGGCATCCGTGCTCGCGCTCTACACGATTGGCCTCCTGACCCGCTTCGCGCGTTCTGCCGTCATGGAAGTGCTTGATATGGACTACGTCAAAGCAGCTCGAGCAAAGGGCCTTCCGAAGCGCAAGGTTGTTCTTGGCTACGTGCTGCGCGGTGCGCTCGTACCGATTATTACGGTGCTTGGGCTCGCCTTTGGTTCGCTCCTTTCTGGAACGGTGCTTGTCGAGAAGGTCTATTCCTGGCACGGCCTTGGCGAATACTCGTTCTCGGCCGCAACCAAACTTGATTTGCCCGCGATTATGGGCGTTGGTCTTGTCGTCGGCGTTGTGTACATCGGCCTGAACTTCCTGGTTGATGTGCTCTACGGCGTTATCGACCCGAGAGTGAGGGTCTCATGA
- a CDS encoding ABC transporter substrate-binding protein, with amino-acid sequence MKKSLRRSLGVASALTATVLFATACAGSNSPSNSGGGDGKSLVVDASFDLKTADPNRQYETTGSIVAKSLYETLLSFDGEDVTTPVDGLASYEMNADNTVMTLTMKGDSKFSDGSDVTVDDAVFSLERVQGVKGNPSFLLDGVTVAKTGDDTLTLTSAEPNPALPFILPNPALGVVNQEVVEANGGSNTESDAAEGFLNTESAGSGPYMLESFDAAAEVVFTSNPNYAGDKPAYDRVVLRNVAGPTQKLNVEKGESQVALDLNPDQVAELGSADVKVISNPSRYMIFLLMNQDPAISTVTSDPKFMEAVKNAIDYDKIVDMAGKGSVQPGGVIPSIFVGALDAKEGNARDLDAAKKALSESTYKGEKITLNFPNDITVQGLSLQSVAEAAQAQLAEAGITIELAPAPVATELDAYRDGKETIGLWYWGPDFPDPSNYLVFAPGELVGLRAGWPADGDPAVTTLADAAKAATGDARAAAYEEFQKSLNATGPFIPLLQPAQNVVTSPTVSSVITNPVWTVDLALIK; translated from the coding sequence ATGAAGAAGTCCCTAAGGCGTAGCCTCGGCGTCGCAAGCGCACTCACAGCAACAGTGCTCTTTGCAACCGCCTGCGCAGGCTCAAATAGCCCATCAAATTCGGGAGGCGGAGACGGCAAATCACTCGTTGTCGATGCATCTTTCGACCTGAAAACCGCTGACCCAAACCGTCAGTACGAAACGACCGGCTCGATCGTAGCCAAGTCACTCTACGAGACGCTTCTCAGCTTTGACGGCGAAGACGTTACGACGCCAGTTGACGGCCTCGCAAGCTACGAGATGAACGCCGACAACACGGTCATGACCCTCACCATGAAGGGCGACTCAAAGTTCTCCGACGGTTCCGATGTGACCGTTGACGACGCAGTCTTCTCGCTCGAGCGCGTTCAGGGAGTAAAGGGAAACCCTTCCTTCCTGCTTGACGGAGTGACCGTTGCTAAGACCGGCGACGACACACTCACGCTCACCTCTGCAGAGCCAAACCCTGCCCTTCCCTTCATCCTCCCCAACCCTGCACTCGGCGTTGTCAACCAGGAAGTTGTTGAAGCAAACGGCGGATCGAACACCGAGTCCGACGCTGCGGAAGGCTTCCTCAACACGGAGTCCGCGGGTTCTGGACCATACATGCTCGAGTCGTTTGACGCGGCAGCCGAGGTTGTCTTCACATCAAACCCGAACTATGCAGGCGACAAGCCGGCTTACGACCGCGTTGTTCTTCGCAACGTTGCCGGCCCAACCCAGAAGCTCAACGTAGAAAAGGGTGAGTCGCAAGTTGCTCTCGACCTCAACCCCGACCAGGTAGCCGAGCTCGGAAGCGCTGACGTCAAGGTCATCAGCAACCCCTCGCGTTACATGATCTTCCTGCTCATGAACCAAGACCCTGCCATCAGCACGGTCACGAGCGACCCGAAGTTCATGGAAGCCGTCAAGAACGCCATCGACTACGACAAGATCGTTGATATGGCAGGAAAGGGCTCAGTACAGCCCGGCGGAGTTATCCCATCGATCTTCGTAGGCGCGCTTGACGCAAAGGAAGGCAACGCCCGCGACCTCGACGCAGCGAAGAAGGCACTCTCAGAGTCGACCTATAAGGGCGAGAAGATCACGCTGAACTTCCCCAACGACATCACCGTCCAGGGACTTTCGCTCCAGAGCGTTGCAGAAGCAGCACAGGCACAGCTTGCCGAGGCCGGAATCACGATTGAACTCGCACCGGCACCGGTTGCCACCGAGCTCGACGCGTACCGCGACGGCAAGGAGACCATTGGTCTCTGGTACTGGGGCCCCGACTTCCCGGACCCCTCAAACTACCTCGTCTTCGCACCTGGTGAGCTTGTTGGTCTCCGCGCCGGATGGCCTGCAGACGGCGACCCAGCCGTCACGACCCTCGCGGATGCCGCAAAGGCGGCAACCGGCGACGCACGTGCCGCGGCGTACGAAGAGTTCCAGAAGTCGCTCAACGCGACGGGCCCCTTCATTCCGCTGCTGCAGCCTGCTCAGAACGTGGTTACCTCGCCGACGGTTTCGTCAGTGATCACCAACCCCGTGTGGACAGTTGACCTTGCCCTCATCAAGTAA
- a CDS encoding Lrp/AsnC family transcriptional regulator: MKIDSTNIAMIDLLRRQGRISIAAISEQLGISRSNAYARYEWLVSSGVITSFHARINPEKVGLNISALVFVTLEQALWTEFREQLATVEELEYFAVTTGQHDAMLTIRATSVAAIHELVSLRLAKWPSIKATETVFLMDEQTKYVTLPSDPYVDEDDLLGGDAGQRYGMTRFIRTKDESMAQYAGGDATAE; the protein is encoded by the coding sequence ATGAAAATTGACTCGACGAATATCGCCATGATTGACCTGCTTCGGAGGCAAGGTCGCATCTCGATCGCGGCGATTAGTGAGCAGCTCGGCATCTCTCGCTCCAATGCGTATGCCCGATATGAGTGGCTCGTTAGCAGCGGTGTGATTACGTCGTTCCATGCCCGCATCAACCCGGAAAAGGTCGGCTTGAACATCTCAGCCCTCGTGTTTGTGACCCTTGAGCAGGCGCTCTGGACCGAGTTTCGTGAGCAACTCGCCACGGTCGAGGAGCTTGAGTACTTTGCCGTCACAACCGGGCAGCACGACGCCATGCTGACCATCAGGGCGACAAGCGTTGCGGCCATCCATGAGCTCGTGTCGCTGCGCCTGGCGAAGTGGCCCTCAATTAAGGCGACGGAAACGGTCTTCCTGATGGACGAACAGACCAAATACGTGACGCTGCCAAGCGATCCGTACGTCGACGAGGACGACTTGCTTGGCGGCGACGCTGGCCAGCGCTACGGCATGACGCGCTTCATTCGTACAAAAGACGAGTCGATGGCGCAGTACGCGGGTGGCGACGCTACGGCTGAGTAA
- a CDS encoding branched-chain amino acid ABC transporter permease produces MLQLIWDGLFVGSFYALIALGYSMVYGIIKLLNFAHGDLYMLGAFIGFTTLTAMGGVTASMSIVALLITMMVSMLLTGGMGVFIERVAYRPLRNSPRLAVLITAVGASFTLEYSVAAIAGPNPRVFPIRLESDTLNFFGARITIAQLVLVGIAILLMVALNAYITRSSVGRAMRAIALDPKGALLMGINVNSVIARTFFIGSALAGAAGVMAGAYYGKIEFLMGFVIGLKAFTAAVIGGIGNIKGAMLGGMLLGLLEAFGSHFLGGEWRDVFTFSVLILFLSLKPTGILGERVTERV; encoded by the coding sequence ATGCTACAACTCATTTGGGACGGGCTCTTTGTGGGGTCCTTCTATGCGCTCATCGCGCTCGGCTATTCGATGGTCTACGGAATCATCAAGCTGCTCAACTTTGCTCACGGCGACCTCTACATGCTTGGAGCCTTCATCGGCTTCACCACGTTGACCGCCATGGGAGGCGTGACGGCATCCATGTCGATCGTCGCGCTGCTCATCACCATGATGGTCTCGATGCTGCTCACCGGTGGTATGGGTGTTTTCATCGAGCGGGTCGCCTACCGGCCGCTTCGCAACTCGCCACGGCTCGCGGTACTCATCACCGCCGTTGGCGCGTCGTTCACGCTCGAGTACTCAGTCGCGGCAATCGCCGGACCGAATCCGCGAGTCTTCCCGATTCGGCTCGAAAGCGACACCCTCAACTTCTTTGGCGCTCGCATCACCATCGCCCAGTTGGTGCTGGTTGGCATTGCCATCCTGCTGATGGTGGCGCTCAACGCGTACATCACACGCAGCTCGGTTGGTCGTGCCATGCGGGCAATCGCGCTCGACCCAAAGGGCGCACTGCTCATGGGTATCAACGTGAACTCTGTCATCGCACGCACATTCTTCATCGGTTCAGCCCTCGCCGGTGCCGCCGGTGTCATGGCCGGTGCGTACTACGGCAAGATCGAGTTCCTCATGGGATTTGTGATCGGGCTGAAGGCCTTCACCGCCGCTGTGATCGGTGGCATTGGCAACATCAAGGGGGCAATGCTCGGCGGCATGCTGCTTGGGCTGCTTGAAGCGTTTGGCTCCCACTTCCTCGGCGGCGAATGGCGTGACGTCTTCACGTTCTCCGTCCTCATCCTGTTCCTGTCGCTAAAACCAACAGGAATATTAGGCGAACGCGTTACGGAAAGGGTGTAG